A genomic segment from candidate division WOR-3 bacterium encodes:
- a CDS encoding glycosyltransferase family 4 protein yields MEDSALRSCGRRVAVASIFPENSGGGGGIVAHELTRHLAERCEVLLLCPGERTALATNSRGVKVLTVASAGPDQVYYPSLDRSTCNRTIAWLDEFRPEIVHSHDPIMLGAIAQYYALGHSIPFVITLHGLPNRILEFGACELPGFRARRLVQPVVHSYISRFLADCDGIVAINDSVIRALREYPLRARVFPISNGRDLARFRTGRFADMDGRARNLCFIGFLSERKNQMYLLEMLAHLPPDYRLRLVGKTLVPGYERRLRRFASEHGLNNVEFLGQLDQSAIPACLADTHAFVSASRLEVQSLTVIEALASGTPVIGLANETVDELVDDAVGRRLPRETPPAEFARCVERVCSLPQARYDRLCRQATDRVAQMDWTRVVDATAAAYETLVAEFSPLTRPGHAPALGVHGLNPLTYIYGHLNMSASALFYSCHRYWHRLGRLTNAHRSPQAR; encoded by the coding sequence ATGGAAGATAGCGCCTTGCGCAGTTGCGGTAGGCGCGTCGCAGTTGCTTCGATTTTCCCGGAGAACTCCGGCGGAGGCGGAGGTATTGTGGCGCACGAACTGACGCGGCATCTGGCCGAGCGTTGCGAGGTCCTCCTGCTCTGCCCGGGTGAGAGAACCGCGCTGGCGACGAATAGCCGCGGCGTGAAGGTACTGACCGTGGCCAGCGCCGGGCCCGACCAGGTCTACTACCCGTCGCTCGACCGCTCCACCTGCAACAGGACCATCGCCTGGCTGGACGAGTTCCGACCGGAAATAGTCCACAGCCACGACCCGATAATGCTAGGGGCGATAGCCCAGTACTACGCGCTTGGCCACTCGATCCCGTTTGTCATAACCCTTCACGGTCTTCCCAACCGGATCCTCGAGTTCGGCGCCTGTGAGCTGCCGGGGTTCCGAGCCCGCCGGCTGGTGCAGCCCGTAGTTCACTCCTACATCAGCCGCTTCCTCGCTGACTGCGACGGCATCGTAGCCATCAACGACTCGGTAATCCGGGCGCTGCGCGAGTACCCGCTCCGGGCCCGGGTCTTCCCTATCTCGAACGGCCGCGACCTGGCGCGTTTCCGCACCGGCCGCTTTGCCGACATGGACGGCAGGGCACGCAATCTCTGCTTCATCGGCTTCCTCTCCGAACGCAAGAACCAGATGTACCTGCTGGAGATGCTTGCGCACCTGCCGCCGGACTACCGCTTGCGGTTGGTCGGCAAGACGCTTGTCCCGGGCTACGAGAGAAGACTGCGCCGCTTCGCCTCCGAGCACGGTCTGAACAACGTCGAGTTCCTCGGCCAGCTGGACCAGTCTGCGATACCGGCGTGCCTGGCTGATACCCACGCCTTCGTCTCGGCCTCCCGGCTGGAAGTCCAGTCCCTGACCGTAATCGAGGCGCTTGCCTCGGGAACGCCGGTTATCGGTCTCGCCAACGAGACAGTTGACGAACTGGTTGACGACGCTGTGGGCCGAAGACTGCCCAGAGAGACGCCGCCTGCCGAGTTCGCCCGCTGTGTCGAGCGGGTCTGCAGCTTGCCCCAGGCCCGGTATGACCGGCTTTGCCGCCAGGCAACGGATCGCGTTGCACAGATGGACTGGACCCGGGTGGTGGATGCGACAGCGGCCGCATATGAGACCCTGGTCGCCGAATTCAGCCCGCTGACCAGGCCCGGACACGCCCCTGCTCTTGGGGTCCACGGCCTCAACCCCCTCACCTACATCTACGGCCATCTTAACATGAGCGCGTCCGCGCTCTTCTACTCCTGCCACCGCTACTGGCATAGGTTGGGGCGGCTGACCAACGCTCACCGGTCGCCGCAGGCACGCTAG
- a CDS encoding PQQ-like beta-propeller repeat protein — protein MPGQGRVLPDTAVEGRRAARVEPDAVARQLAADQAKESGGRMRNAAIVPLAIAGVLLSGCALFDPGRAHLRWQTEIGSRNMHTPAVAPDGMIYVSTGDGIWGLDSTGAIKCSIPGSGNSGALAIASSSRIYEVKYEELVRLAALDPLSGQKVWECVVDTGQPWRFQDLAPALGGDGTVYVPGCSSMVAVNPDGGIRWRCPTGSELREPPVLGADGTIYVTTVVGCLAIGPDGSVRWRYSVPGVRESGPMAIGEDGVIYMHCFSGPVVALNPDGTERWVSPVSISLDNPPVIDGSGMIYLGDGLDTLFCLNQDGTLHWQRHNYPAPAGSCVIGADGNVYFAGNTGGWWTEQEYHIVAFSPEGRKLWEYSEEGGAESDPCLGPNNALLVSRHNRGVSAFSVSSTGGGGQWPMYQHDRAHTGRAGK, from the coding sequence ATGCCCGGGCAAGGTCGGGTGCTCCCGGACACGGCCGTCGAAGGCCGAAGGGCCGCTCGAGTGGAACCCGACGCAGTGGCTCGCCAGCTCGCCGCTGATCAGGCCAAGGAGAGTGGAGGTCGGATGAGGAATGCCGCAATCGTACCGCTCGCCATAGCCGGTGTCCTGCTTTCTGGGTGCGCTCTGTTCGATCCGGGGCGGGCCCACCTTCGCTGGCAGACGGAGATAGGGTCCAGAAACATGCACACGCCTGCTGTAGCGCCGGACGGCATGATATACGTCTCCACGGGTGACGGCATCTGGGGGTTGGACTCGACCGGCGCAATCAAGTGCAGCATTCCGGGGAGCGGCAATAGTGGCGCGCTGGCGATCGCCTCGAGCAGTCGCATCTACGAGGTCAAGTACGAGGAGCTCGTTCGACTGGCAGCGCTCGACCCGTTGAGCGGCCAGAAGGTATGGGAGTGTGTCGTCGACACTGGCCAGCCGTGGCGGTTTCAGGATCTCGCTCCGGCGCTGGGAGGTGACGGCACGGTGTACGTGCCGGGGTGCAGTTCGATGGTCGCGGTCAATCCGGATGGTGGCATCCGGTGGCGTTGCCCGACGGGAAGTGAATTGCGCGAGCCTCCCGTGCTGGGAGCCGACGGTACTATCTACGTGACAACGGTCGTAGGTTGCCTGGCGATCGGCCCGGATGGATCGGTGCGCTGGCGCTACTCGGTCCCAGGTGTCAGAGAATCCGGCCCGATGGCGATCGGCGAAGACGGGGTCATCTACATGCATTGCTTCAGCGGGCCGGTCGTAGCGCTCAACCCGGACGGAACGGAGAGGTGGGTGAGCCCGGTGAGCATCAGCCTTGACAATCCGCCGGTGATTGATGGATCCGGGATGATATACCTCGGTGACGGACTGGATACGCTCTTTTGCCTGAATCAAGACGGCACCCTCCACTGGCAGCGCCACAACTACCCCGCACCCGCCGGTTCGTGCGTCATCGGGGCAGACGGCAACGTGTACTTTGCCGGAAACACGGGCGGCTGGTGGACTGAACAAGAGTATCACATCGTGGCGTTCAGTCCGGAAGGCAGGAAGCTCTGGGAGTACTCGGAAGAAGGAGGAGCCGAGAGCGACCCCTGCCTTGGCCCGAACAACGCCCTGCTAGTCTCGCGCCATAACCGGGGCGTCTCCGCATTCTCCGTTTCGAGCACGGGCGGCGGCGGCCAGTGGCCGATGTACCAGCACGACCGCGCGCACACCGGACGGGCCGGGAAGTAG
- a CDS encoding glycosyltransferase has product MMELMTHLAVLQWVALALAFYVLAVCLGNLLTMPRLGRYPSQPHYPRVSILVPARNEEENLPRLIPSLLAQDYPDFEVVVLDDNSTDRTAQILAQFARRDSRVRVLSGLPRPPGWVGKNWACQQLSEETSGDWILFTDADTVHAPGALRAAMDAALPGRLEFVSAIVGQEIRTWGERLVVPFYSIHHVFCTIPFELCRRLHLPISAANGQFMLFRRQAYDWIGGYASVRGEVLDDRAFAARVVAHGLNWCFCDAHRFVTCRMYKNWAGVVEGFTKGVFAAFDRALAPFALAWAGIVLLFFLPPAVLVLAGLGIALAPSQLPLALAGIAVPLCFLLLSGRRFGVPSYLAFLYPATVSLALFVAVRSVVMLSTGHATWKGRTIEAAGESGPNRALRPAPGLRTAALVFWFLDVGLTAIGYAYHRLRR; this is encoded by the coding sequence ATGATGGAGTTGATGACACACCTCGCCGTGCTCCAGTGGGTGGCGCTGGCGCTGGCCTTCTATGTGCTCGCCGTCTGCCTCGGCAACCTGCTGACCATGCCGCGTCTGGGCAGGTACCCGTCTCAACCGCACTATCCGCGCGTCTCTATCCTCGTCCCGGCCCGCAATGAGGAGGAGAACTTGCCGCGCCTCATCCCGTCGCTCCTGGCTCAGGACTATCCCGACTTCGAAGTCGTCGTGCTGGACGACAATTCGACCGACCGGACCGCGCAGATCCTGGCCCAATTCGCCCGCCGCGACTCCCGCGTCCGCGTGCTTTCCGGGCTGCCGCGCCCGCCCGGATGGGTAGGCAAGAACTGGGCGTGTCAGCAGCTGTCCGAGGAGACGTCCGGTGACTGGATCCTCTTCACCGACGCCGATACGGTACACGCGCCGGGCGCGCTGCGGGCCGCCATGGACGCAGCTTTGCCCGGCCGGCTCGAATTCGTGTCCGCAATCGTCGGCCAGGAGATACGCACCTGGGGCGAACGCCTGGTCGTGCCTTTCTACAGCATCCACCACGTGTTCTGCACCATTCCTTTCGAACTCTGCCGCCGGCTGCACCTCCCGATATCCGCCGCCAACGGGCAGTTCATGCTCTTCCGCCGGCAGGCCTATGACTGGATAGGCGGGTACGCCTCGGTTCGGGGCGAGGTACTCGACGACCGCGCCTTCGCGGCCCGGGTGGTGGCGCACGGCCTGAACTGGTGCTTCTGCGACGCCCACCGATTCGTAACCTGCCGGATGTACAAGAACTGGGCCGGCGTCGTCGAAGGATTCACCAAGGGCGTATTCGCCGCGTTCGACCGCGCGCTGGCGCCTTTTGCCCTGGCGTGGGCCGGGATCGTGCTGCTGTTCTTCCTGCCGCCTGCAGTGCTCGTGCTCGCCGGGCTCGGTATCGCGCTCGCGCCTTCCCAGCTGCCCCTGGCACTGGCCGGCATCGCGGTGCCGCTCTGCTTCTTGCTGCTGTCCGGCCGGCGCTTCGGCGTGCCGTCCTACCTCGCCTTCCTCTACCCGGCGACGGTCAGCCTCGCACTGTTTGTTGCCGTGCGCTCGGTCGTCATGCTCTCCACCGGGCACGCGACCTGGAAGGGCAGGACCATCGAGGCCGCGGGCGAGAGCGGACCGAACCGGGCCCTGCGGCCGGCTCCCGGCTTGCGGACTGCGGCCCTGGTCTTCTGGTTCCTGGACGTAGGCCTGACCGCAATTGGATATGCGTACCACAGGCTGAGACGGTAG